Proteins from a single region of Mucilaginibacter daejeonensis:
- a CDS encoding aspartate kinase, translating into MLVFKFGGASVKDAAGVANLAAIVKRYQDEQLLIVVSAMGKTTNALEELAKAYFDQADNVHELYDGIKNYHYQIVHELFGDQHPVFDEINNTFVEIDWMLEDEPVDTYDFIYDQLVSVGELLSTRIVNAYLAHTGITSRWLDVRGYIHTDNTYREGVVDWDKTCISIQSELPAMLSKSIVVTQGFLGGTSENFTTTLGREGSDYTASIFAACLNATSLTTWKDVPGILNADPKLFNDTVKFDRLSYTEAIEMTYYGATVIHPKTIKPLQNAGIPLLVRSFNEPDAPGTVISESGPDAFEKPIIIIKPRQVLLSVSAKDHSFITEHQLSAVYQLFANNQIKVSVMQTSALSLSVCFDLVPERFERLLTDLRANFNVKYNDDLSLITLRHYKAEELQQLAQGKQILLEQLSRNTAQLVVKA; encoded by the coding sequence ATGCTGGTATTCAAATTTGGAGGTGCATCGGTAAAGGATGCAGCGGGCGTGGCCAACCTGGCCGCCATAGTTAAACGCTATCAGGACGAACAATTGCTGATCGTGGTGTCGGCCATGGGCAAGACCACCAACGCGCTGGAAGAGCTGGCCAAGGCCTACTTTGACCAAGCTGATAACGTGCATGAGCTTTACGATGGCATCAAGAACTATCACTATCAGATCGTTCATGAACTGTTCGGCGATCAGCACCCGGTATTCGACGAGATCAACAATACATTTGTAGAGATCGATTGGATGCTGGAAGATGAGCCTGTAGATACCTATGATTTTATTTATGATCAGCTGGTGTCAGTAGGCGAACTCCTTTCGACCCGCATCGTGAACGCCTACCTGGCACACACCGGCATTACCAGCCGCTGGCTGGACGTGCGAGGTTACATCCATACTGATAATACGTACCGCGAGGGCGTGGTGGACTGGGACAAGACCTGCATCTCTATTCAGTCCGAATTGCCGGCTATGCTGTCTAAGAGTATCGTAGTGACCCAAGGATTTTTAGGGGGCACATCAGAGAACTTTACGACCACCCTAGGCCGCGAGGGATCCGACTACACGGCATCGATATTTGCGGCATGTCTTAACGCTACTTCGTTAACCACCTGGAAAGACGTACCAGGCATTCTTAACGCCGACCCTAAGTTATTCAATGATACGGTAAAATTCGATCGCCTATCCTACACTGAAGCCATCGAGATGACGTATTACGGCGCTACGGTGATCCATCCTAAAACGATCAAACCGTTGCAGAACGCCGGCATCCCATTGCTGGTACGGTCATTTAATGAGCCCGATGCCCCTGGCACGGTGATCAGTGAGTCAGGGCCAGACGCATTCGAGAAGCCGATCATTATTATTAAGCCACGTCAGGTGCTCTTATCGGTATCGGCAAAAGATCATTCGTTCATTACTGAGCATCAGCTTAGCGCCGTATATCAATTATTCGCCAACAACCAGATCAAGGTCAGTGTGATGCAAACCTCGGCACTGAGCCTTTCGGTATGCTTTGACCTGGTGCCCGAACGATTCGAACGCTTATTGACCGATCTGAGGGCCAATTTTAATGTGAAGTATAACGATGATCTATCGCTGATCACCTTACGTCATTATAAGGCGGAGGAACTACAACAATTGGCACAAGGCAAGCAGATCCTGCTGGAGCAGCTAAGCCGCAATACCGCGCAGTTGGTGGTCAAAGCTTAA
- a CDS encoding DUF3298 and DUF4163 domain-containing protein yields MKAIKLFTLAGICAGMASCIQDKPKVDTPNVYTDTLTYKFTAINTQADDCKSKADTNCTSVKFKYPVFDNQPLLNDTVVTRLAMLLDPQKGKAGLQILTGQFLQDYKDFKRDEPDRKGVSFELDGKVSVVRQDSSLVTLAYDGYMYAGGAHGSTVTRYINWDVKADKKIELENILKPGYETELNKVAEKIFRKQENLTETASLKDNYFFKDDRFALNKNFLITPLGLTFLYNQYEIKPYAAGQTTVDVPYAQIKTLIQPGTVTARYTK; encoded by the coding sequence ATGAAAGCAATAAAACTTTTCACGTTAGCAGGTATATGCGCAGGTATGGCTTCTTGTATTCAAGACAAGCCCAAAGTAGATACCCCTAACGTATACACCGATACGCTCACCTATAAATTTACGGCCATCAATACCCAGGCCGATGATTGCAAGAGCAAAGCCGACACTAACTGCACCTCAGTAAAATTCAAGTACCCGGTATTTGACAACCAACCGCTGCTTAACGATACGGTAGTAACACGCCTGGCCATGCTGCTCGATCCTCAAAAGGGCAAGGCGGGCCTGCAGATCCTGACCGGTCAGTTCCTGCAAGATTACAAAGATTTTAAACGCGACGAGCCTGACCGCAAAGGCGTTTCCTTTGAGTTGGATGGCAAAGTGAGTGTAGTGCGCCAGGATAGCAGCCTGGTGACCCTTGCCTACGATGGCTATATGTATGCAGGTGGCGCGCATGGCAGCACCGTGACCCGTTACATCAATTGGGATGTAAAGGCCGACAAGAAAATAGAGTTGGAGAACATCCTCAAGCCCGGCTATGAGACCGAACTCAACAAGGTGGCCGAGAAGATCTTTCGCAAGCAGGAGAACCTGACCGAGACGGCTTCATTGAAAGACAATTACTTTTTTAAGGACGACAGATTCGCGCTGAACAAGAACTTTTTGATCACCCCTCTTGGATTAACGTTCCTATACAATCAGTACGAGATCAAACCATATGCCGCCGGGCAAACCACCGTTGATGTGCCTTACGCACAGATCAAAACGTTGATACAGCCGGGCACCGTGACCGCACGATACACTAAATAA
- a CDS encoding GNAT family N-acetyltransferase translates to MSAHLRVAHREDCPRLLELINELAVYERAPLEVTVSLQHFEEAGFGAKPVWKAFVAEVEGYIVGFALYYVRYSTWKGSRLYLEDLIVTEEWRGKGIGKQLFDRIVQEASELGFNGMSWQVLDWNEPAINFYHKYEAGLEAGWLNASLTTEQVQNYRP, encoded by the coding sequence ATGAGCGCACATTTAAGAGTAGCACACCGCGAGGATTGTCCCCGCCTGCTGGAACTGATCAACGAACTGGCCGTTTACGAGCGTGCGCCGTTAGAGGTCACGGTATCTCTACAGCACTTTGAGGAGGCCGGCTTTGGCGCTAAACCGGTATGGAAGGCCTTCGTGGCCGAGGTTGAAGGCTACATCGTAGGCTTTGCGTTGTACTATGTGCGCTACTCTACCTGGAAAGGCAGCCGCCTTTACCTGGAGGACCTGATCGTGACCGAGGAGTGGCGCGGCAAAGGCATTGGCAAACAATTATTTGATCGCATTGTACAAGAAGCGAGTGAGCTTGGCTTTAACGGCATGAGCTGGCAGGTCCTGGATTGGAACGAGCCGGCCATCAACTTCTACCATAAATATGAAGCAGGTTTAGAGGCTGGCTGGTTGAACGCATCGCTCACTACCGAACAAGTACAAAATTATCGACCATGA
- a CDS encoding YggS family pyridoxal phosphate-dependent enzyme, which yields MSITDNITNLKTELDRVNVTLVAVSKTKPITDLQEAYDAGQRIFGENQVQEMVEKYEQLPKDIEWHLIGHLQTNKVKYIAPFVSMIQSVDSMKLLLEINKQAAKNHRVIDCLLQVYIADEDTKYGLGFDEVIELLRSEEFAQLHNVRIRGLMGIATNTDNEKQIKEEFYELDTFFDGITQSFFRKDDNFDTLSMGMSSDYKIAIEQGSTMVRMGSTIFGGRVYPVPSGVKLQGPGKTDMPDIQDI from the coding sequence ATGAGCATTACCGATAACATAACCAACCTTAAAACCGAACTCGACCGTGTGAACGTTACGCTAGTGGCCGTATCAAAGACCAAACCCATAACGGACCTGCAGGAAGCATATGATGCAGGGCAACGGATTTTTGGCGAGAATCAGGTTCAGGAAATGGTGGAGAAGTACGAACAGCTGCCGAAGGACATCGAGTGGCACCTGATCGGTCACCTGCAAACCAATAAGGTGAAGTACATCGCTCCTTTTGTGAGCATGATACAATCGGTAGATAGCATGAAGCTGTTGCTCGAGATCAACAAGCAGGCCGCCAAGAACCACCGCGTGATCGATTGCCTGTTACAAGTGTACATTGCCGATGAGGACACCAAGTACGGATTGGGCTTTGATGAAGTGATCGAGCTGTTACGGTCCGAAGAATTCGCGCAATTGCATAACGTGCGAATCAGGGGGTTGATGGGCATTGCCACCAATACCGATAACGAGAAACAGATCAAGGAAGAGTTCTACGAACTGGATACCTTTTTTGATGGCATCACCCAAAGCTTCTTCCGCAAGGATGACAATTTCGATACCCTGTCGATGGGGATGTCTTCAGACTATAAGATAGCTATTGAACAGGGCAGCACCATGGTACGCATGGGCAGCACTATATTTGGTGGCCGTGTTTACCCGGTGCCTTCGGGCGTTAAGCTGCAAGGCCCCGGTAAGACCGATATGCCCGACATTCAGGATATTTGA
- a CDS encoding DUF4296 domain-containing protein, with product MRSYKKLFFLLPLFLLACKNKNEPKGIISQDDMVDILVDVHIIDGSLFEMPQQPDTLYKYSINKYLNTFKSHRTDSATFRRSYAYYARKPDELLAIYDKVLPILKGKVDSLAKIRVKADSLLRIKQNQLNEKLAKRAADSIARVNKRKADSLKELQGQGSTRAAAPKQKML from the coding sequence ATGCGTTCATATAAGAAGTTGTTTTTTTTATTGCCATTGTTTCTGCTCGCCTGCAAAAATAAGAATGAGCCAAAAGGCATTATTTCGCAGGACGATATGGTGGATATACTGGTCGATGTGCACATCATTGATGGCAGCCTGTTCGAGATGCCGCAGCAACCCGATACCTTGTATAAATACAGCATCAATAAGTACCTGAATACATTTAAGAGCCACCGTACCGATAGCGCTACCTTCAGAAGGAGCTACGCATATTATGCCAGGAAGCCCGACGAATTGCTGGCTATCTACGACAAGGTATTACCCATCCTGAAAGGCAAGGTGGACTCTTTAGCCAAGATCCGCGTAAAGGCCGACTCGCTTTTGCGCATCAAACAGAACCAATTGAACGAAAAGTTGGCCAAACGTGCTGCCGATTCGATCGCCCGCGTCAACAAACGCAAGGCCGACTCGTTGAAAGAACTGCAGGGGCAGGGTAGTACCCGTGCCGCCGCACCCAAACAGAAGATGTTATAA